In Candidatus Promineifilum breve, one genomic interval encodes:
- a CDS encoding hydroxymethylglutaryl-CoA lyase, with amino-acid sequence MNDLLKIYEVGPRDGLQNEAARLSAEQKLRLIDGLVAAGLRHIEVTSFVHPQAIPQLADADEVMAVTETRHAADGVELIGLVFNERGYDRAWAGGCRSLAFGAAVSETFSRRNTRNTPREALDTARALVERARQDGARTRFYVMTAWICPFEGVIPPQKTLAVVQEIADWGVDEIAIADTVGYADPLSVGRLIDSIARRIDIERLAVHLHDTQALGLANATAAMQAGIRTFDSSVGGLGGCPFAPGAAGNLATEDLAFLAHKVGLGTGVDFARLMEVVFELERAIGRPIGGRIRQWWESNQDQEPRVEFN; translated from the coding sequence ATGAACGATCTCCTGAAGATCTATGAGGTCGGCCCGCGCGACGGCTTGCAGAACGAAGCCGCCCGCCTGTCGGCCGAACAGAAGTTGCGCCTCATCGACGGGCTGGTCGCGGCCGGTCTGCGTCACATCGAGGTCACCAGCTTCGTCCACCCCCAGGCCATTCCCCAATTGGCCGACGCCGACGAAGTAATGGCGGTGACCGAGACCCGCCACGCCGCCGACGGCGTGGAATTGATCGGCCTGGTCTTCAACGAGCGCGGCTATGATCGCGCCTGGGCCGGGGGCTGCCGCTCATTGGCCTTCGGCGCGGCCGTCAGCGAAACCTTCAGCCGCCGCAACACGCGCAACACGCCGCGCGAGGCGCTGGACACGGCCCGCGCCCTGGTAGAACGGGCGCGGCAGGACGGCGCGCGCACCCGATTCTACGTGATGACGGCCTGGATCTGCCCCTTCGAGGGGGTTATTCCGCCCCAGAAGACGCTGGCCGTGGTGCAGGAGATCGCCGATTGGGGCGTGGACGAGATCGCTATCGCCGACACCGTGGGCTATGCCGATCCGCTGTCGGTCGGCCGCCTCATCGACAGCATCGCCCGGCGCATCGACATCGAGCGGCTGGCCGTGCATCTCCACGACACGCAGGCCCTGGGTCTGGCCAACGCCACCGCGGCCATGCAGGCCGGCATCCGCACCTTCGACTCCAGCGTCGGCGGGCTGGGCGGCTGTCCCTTCGCCCCCGGCGCGGCCGGCAATCTGGCGACCGAAGACCTGGCCTTTTTGGCCCACAAAGTCGGGTTGGGTACGGGCGTCGACTTTGCCCGCCTGATGGAAGTAGTCTTCGAACTGGAACGGGCCATCGGCCGGCCCATCGGCGGCCGCATTCGCCAATGGTGGGAAAGCAACCAGGACCAGGAGCCGCGGGTGGAATTCAATTGA
- a CDS encoding S9 family peptidase yields MKQPRIESLLSARLFLAAQSAGDRLYFVSNMSGALSLYVMDDGGSVPEPLLPPHIALQNPILLDGPLYQVYSRLGQILLMLDDNGDENYQPMIIPLEGGYPEPAFGEALAAYRCHLVGHDEEMDMAYFFAESRDEPVNVTFRGNLRTGELTELYRGLYGGVASGYSADHRRAPIIEGYTPGDHVLYLWEEATGQARLLYGRPLAERAPGEEEPLTSFGAADFTASERGLLFLTSLFEDTYGLGYLDLAAPETVARVEVRGVVHSGAGEMEQLERLRDNRYALQYNIDGCTWLYEGTFDEDALEMRLNHVICGRAPLAGGVMDSFHYDQAGDRFTLSFCTATSPTQLYTVEGHDRATVRRHTRERVLGLPDGLLSAGEDASFTSHDGLRVSARLYLPSPELGYQGPRPLVYYIHGGPQGQERPDFAWFSMPLIQFLTLNGFAVFVPNARGSTGYGLSYMKHVDRDWGGQDRLDHVHAMTLLAADPRIDAGRAGVVGRSYGGYMTLTLATRHPELWSAAVDLFGPYDLLTFIDRVPPTWKPYFAIAVGDPDKDREFLIERSPRHYIDDITCPLLVIQGNNDPRVIEQESRDVVEHLRQRGKEVEYLMFPDEGHDVLKYENRVVCYGAITDFFSKYLRPSAA; encoded by the coding sequence ATGAAGCAACCCCGAATCGAATCTCTCCTATCGGCGCGCTTGTTCCTGGCGGCGCAGTCGGCCGGCGACCGGCTCTATTTTGTCAGCAATATGAGCGGCGCGCTGAGCCTCTACGTCATGGACGACGGCGGCAGCGTGCCCGAGCCGCTGTTGCCGCCCCATATCGCGCTGCAAAACCCGATTCTGCTGGATGGGCCACTCTATCAGGTCTACTCGCGACTGGGGCAAATCCTGCTCATGCTCGATGACAACGGCGATGAGAATTACCAGCCGATGATCATCCCCCTAGAAGGTGGTTACCCCGAACCGGCCTTCGGCGAGGCATTGGCCGCTTACCGTTGCCACCTGGTGGGCCATGACGAAGAGATGGACATGGCCTACTTCTTCGCCGAATCCAGGGATGAGCCGGTCAACGTCACTTTTCGCGGCAATCTGCGGACGGGCGAATTGACCGAACTCTATCGCGGACTGTACGGGGGTGTGGCCTCGGGTTACAGCGCCGATCATCGCCGCGCGCCGATCATCGAGGGGTATACGCCCGGCGATCACGTCCTCTACCTGTGGGAAGAGGCGACCGGACAAGCCCGACTGCTCTATGGCCGCCCGCTGGCCGAGCGCGCGCCGGGCGAAGAAGAACCATTGACCAGCTTCGGCGCGGCCGATTTCACCGCTTCGGAGCGCGGGCTGCTCTTCCTGACCAGCCTGTTTGAGGATACGTATGGCCTGGGCTACCTCGATCTGGCCGCGCCGGAGACGGTGGCCCGCGTCGAGGTGCGCGGTGTCGTCCATAGCGGCGCGGGCGAGATGGAACAGCTTGAGCGCCTGCGCGATAACCGCTACGCGCTGCAATACAACATCGACGGCTGCACCTGGCTCTATGAGGGCACGTTCGACGAAGACGCGCTGGAGATGCGCCTAAACCACGTCATCTGCGGCCGGGCGCCGTTGGCCGGTGGGGTCATGGACAGCTTCCACTACGACCAGGCGGGCGACCGCTTCACGCTGTCCTTCTGCACGGCCACCTCGCCGACGCAACTCTACACCGTCGAGGGGCACGATCGCGCCACCGTGCGCCGCCATACCCGCGAGCGCGTGCTGGGGCTGCCCGATGGTCTGCTGTCGGCCGGCGAAGATGCGTCCTTCACCTCGCATGATGGCTTGCGCGTCTCGGCCCGACTCTACCTGCCGTCGCCCGAACTCGGCTATCAAGGCCCCCGGCCGTTGGTCTACTACATCCACGGCGGCCCGCAGGGGCAGGAACGGCCCGATTTCGCCTGGTTCTCCATGCCGCTCATCCAGTTCCTGACGCTGAACGGGTTCGCCGTTTTCGTGCCCAACGCGCGCGGCAGCACGGGCTACGGCCTGAGCTATATGAAGCACGTCGACCGCGATTGGGGCGGGCAAGACCGGCTGGATCACGTCCACGCCATGACGCTGCTGGCCGCTGATCCGCGTATCGATGCCGGTCGGGCGGGGGTGGTCGGCCGCTCCTATGGCGGTTACATGACCCTGACCCTGGCGACGCGCCACCCCGAATTGTGGTCGGCGGCGGTGGATTTGTTCGGGCCGTATGACCTGCTGACGTTCATCGACCGCGTGCCGCCCACGTGGAAGCCGTATTTTGCCATCGCCGTGGGCGACCCCGACAAGGATAGGGAGTTCCTGATCGAACGCTCGCCGCGCCACTATATCGACGACATCACCTGTCCCCTGCTGGTCATCCAGGGCAATAACGACCCGCGCGTCATCGAGCAGGAATCGCGCGATGTGGTGGAGCATCTGCGCCAGCGGGGCAAGGAGGTCGAATACCTGATGTTTCCCGACGAAGGCCACGACGTGCTGAAGTATGAGAATCGGGTGGTCTGTTACGGCGCGATCACCGATTTCTTCAGCAAATATTTACGCCCGTCCGCTGCATGA
- the acs gene encoding acetate--CoA ligase — translation MSTEKSMTGEVYYPAPEVIAHAHIQDYEKVYAEAEKDLAGFWGRIAAENFEWYRPWTTVLDDNNAPFYKWFDGAQVNIVHNALDRHLRTANRNKAALIFEGEPGDSRTYTYQQLSYEVSKFAGVLHSQGIERGDRVTIYMGRIPELAIAMLACAKIGAIHSVVYGGFSTEALYDRILDSKSKVLVTCDGAWLRGEVVELKKIVNEALEKANPVQSVIVVQRVGRPVEMKADRDHWYHDLMALPVADPKTPTEHVSAEDPLFILYTSGTTGRPKAILHTHGGYMVGTATTLKWVFDIKPHDIYWCAADPGWITGHSYIVYAPLVLGATSFMYEGAPTHPNPDRWWAMIEKYGVTIFYTAPTAIRGLMRFGESWPNLHDLSTLRLLGTVGEPINPEAWRWYHRVIGKERCPIMDTWWQTETGMFMITPLPVSPLKPGSGTRPFPGVKVDVVNEEGEPVAANEEGYLVIQNPWPAMLRTIFGDADRYVQQYWSRYGEQGWYLPGDSARKDEDGYIWIIGRIDDVIKVSGYRLGTAEIESALVSHPAVAEAAVIGVPDQLRGHVIKAYCILRQGYEPSEQLSRALIDHVAHEMGPIAKPSSVEIVEALPKTRSGKIMRRVLKARALGQDEGDTSTLER, via the coding sequence ATGTCGACCGAGAAGAGCATGACCGGAGAGGTGTACTACCCCGCTCCGGAGGTCATCGCCCATGCGCACATCCAGGACTACGAGAAAGTCTACGCCGAAGCCGAAAAGGACCTGGCGGGCTTTTGGGGCCGCATCGCGGCCGAGAACTTTGAATGGTATCGGCCTTGGACGACCGTTCTGGACGACAACAACGCGCCTTTCTATAAGTGGTTTGACGGCGCGCAAGTCAATATCGTCCACAATGCGCTGGATCGCCATCTGCGCACGGCCAATCGCAACAAGGCGGCGCTCATCTTCGAGGGCGAGCCGGGCGATTCGCGCACCTATACCTACCAGCAACTCAGCTACGAGGTCTCCAAGTTCGCCGGGGTGCTCCATTCGCAGGGCATCGAGCGCGGCGACCGGGTGACGATCTACATGGGCCGCATCCCGGAGCTGGCGATTGCCATGCTGGCCTGCGCCAAGATCGGGGCCATCCATTCCGTGGTCTATGGCGGCTTCTCCACCGAAGCCCTCTATGACCGCATCCTCGACAGTAAATCCAAAGTGCTGGTGACTTGCGATGGCGCCTGGCTGCGCGGCGAAGTGGTCGAGTTAAAGAAGATCGTCAACGAAGCCCTGGAGAAAGCCAATCCGGTGCAGAGCGTCATCGTCGTCCAGCGCGTGGGCCGGCCGGTGGAGATGAAGGCCGACCGCGACCACTGGTACCACGACCTGATGGCCCTGCCGGTGGCCGACCCCAAGACGCCGACCGAGCACGTGAGCGCCGAAGACCCACTGTTCATCCTCTACACCTCGGGCACGACCGGGCGGCCGAAAGCCATCCTCCACACCCACGGCGGCTACATGGTCGGCACGGCCACCACGCTCAAATGGGTGTTCGACATCAAACCCCACGACATCTACTGGTGCGCGGCCGATCCCGGCTGGATCACCGGCCATAGCTACATCGTCTACGCCCCGCTGGTGCTGGGGGCGACGAGCTTCATGTATGAGGGCGCGCCGACCCACCCCAACCCCGACCGCTGGTGGGCGATGATCGAGAAGTACGGCGTCACCATCTTCTACACCGCCCCCACGGCCATCCGCGGCCTGATGCGCTTTGGCGAAAGCTGGCCCAACCTCCACGACCTGTCAACACTGCGGCTGCTGGGCACCGTCGGCGAGCCGATCAACCCCGAGGCGTGGCGCTGGTATCACCGCGTCATCGGCAAGGAACGCTGCCCGATCATGGATACCTGGTGGCAGACGGAGACGGGCATGTTCATGATTACCCCCCTGCCCGTCTCGCCGCTGAAGCCCGGTTCCGGCACGCGGCCGTTTCCGGGGGTCAAGGTCGACGTGGTGAACGAGGAAGGTGAGCCGGTGGCGGCCAACGAAGAGGGCTACCTCGTCATCCAGAACCCGTGGCCGGCCATGCTGCGCACCATCTTCGGCGACGCCGACCGCTACGTGCAGCAATACTGGAGCCGCTACGGCGAGCAGGGCTGGTATCTGCCCGGCGACAGCGCCCGCAAGGATGAGGACGGCTACATTTGGATCATCGGCCGCATCGACGACGTGATCAAGGTCTCCGGCTACCGGCTGGGCACGGCCGAGATCGAGAGCGCCCTGGTCAGCCACCCGGCCGTGGCCGAGGCGGCGGTCATCGGCGTGCCCGACCAGTTGCGCGGCCACGTCATTAAAGCGTATTGCATCCTGCGTCAGGGGTACGAACCATCGGAACAGCTCAGCCGGGCGCTCATCGACCACGTGGCCCACGAGATGGGGCCGATTGCCAAGCCGTCGTCGGTGGAGATCGTCGAGGCGCTGCCCAAGACGCGCTCAGGCAAGATCATGCGCCGCGTGCTGAAGGCGCGGGCGCTGGGCCAGGACGAGGGCGACACCTCGACGCTGGAGAGGTGA
- a CDS encoding family 4 glycosyl hydrolase — protein sequence MTSRKIVIIGVGSATFGPTTLATIVRNETLRGSKLALVDLDEAAAENAARVARRMSDAWGADMAISATTDRREALPGASHVVVSIEVAPREELWRLDWEIPRRHGLRQPYAENGGPGGLMHTCRQMPAHLAIARDMEALCPDAWLILFSNPLPRLTRAITKYTRIKTVGKCHQINVGYALAAALLAERYGIPVAGDVMLHSDPGNFPTVHTLAQAGRRHFTITSAGLNHFIWLLDIRDRATGEDLYPALRAAVGPSAAASHAPPSLEPLSLEMLRLFGRLPIAGDTHLAEYLPWLHDPQAEPWQTFALPLYDWSGNEDVREVLRVMMAAMASGDLPVDGMRESLSEGATELIAALGDGESYVDETVNVPNRGAITNLPADTIVEVPAVVGPFGIRPAQIGPLPEPIAELCRREAALVELVVDAAVHGDRTLALQALLLDPMIGDIGRARAILDDYLTTFADHLPQFK from the coding sequence ATGACCTCCCGAAAAATCGTGATCATCGGCGTGGGCAGCGCCACCTTCGGCCCCACCACCCTGGCAACCATCGTGCGCAATGAAACCTTGCGCGGCAGCAAACTGGCGCTGGTCGATCTGGATGAGGCCGCGGCCGAAAACGCGGCCCGCGTGGCCCGACGGATGAGCGACGCCTGGGGCGCGGACATGGCCATCAGCGCCACGACCGACCGACGCGAGGCCCTGCCCGGCGCGAGCCACGTCGTCGTCTCCATCGAGGTCGCCCCGCGCGAGGAGCTATGGCGGCTCGATTGGGAAATCCCGCGCCGCCACGGGCTGCGGCAGCCCTACGCCGAAAACGGCGGGCCGGGCGGCCTGATGCACACTTGCCGCCAGATGCCGGCTCATCTGGCGATCGCCCGCGACATGGAGGCGCTGTGCCCCGACGCCTGGCTCATCCTGTTCAGCAACCCCCTGCCCCGCCTCACCCGCGCCATCACCAAGTACACGCGCATCAAGACCGTGGGCAAGTGCCACCAGATCAACGTCGGCTACGCGCTGGCGGCGGCGCTGCTGGCCGAGCGGTACGGCATCCCCGTGGCCGGTGACGTAATGCTCCACTCCGACCCCGGCAACTTCCCTACCGTCCACACGCTGGCCCAGGCCGGGCGGCGACACTTCACCATCACCTCGGCCGGGCTGAACCATTTCATCTGGCTGCTCGACATCCGCGACCGGGCGACGGGCGAGGATTTGTATCCGGCGCTGCGGGCGGCCGTGGGGCCGTCGGCCGCGGCCAGCCACGCCCCGCCGTCGCTCGAACCACTGTCGCTGGAAATGCTGCGCCTGTTCGGCCGCCTGCCCATCGCCGGCGACACCCATCTGGCCGAATATCTGCCCTGGCTCCACGACCCGCAAGCCGAACCGTGGCAGACGTTCGCCCTGCCGCTCTATGACTGGAGTGGCAACGAAGACGTGCGCGAGGTATTGCGGGTGATGATGGCGGCCATGGCCTCCGGCGACTTGCCGGTGGACGGCATGCGCGAATCGCTGAGCGAGGGGGCGACCGAACTCATCGCCGCCTTGGGCGACGGCGAGAGCTACGTCGATGAAACAGTCAACGTGCCCAACCGGGGGGCGATCACCAACCTGCCGGCCGATACCATCGTCGAGGTGCCGGCCGTCGTCGGGCCATTCGGCATCCGCCCGGCGCAAATCGGGCCGCTGCCGGAGCCGATCGCCGAGCTATGCCGCCGCGAGGCGGCGCTGGTCGAATTGGTGGTAGACGCGGCCGTCCATGGCGATCGGACGCTGGCCCTGCAAGCCCTGTTGCTCGATCCGATGATTGGCGACATCGGCCGGGCGCGGGCCATCCTTGATGATTACCTGACAACCTTTGCCGACCACCTGCCGCAGTTCAAATAG
- a CDS encoding zinc ribbon domain-containing protein, with product MTLIDSLRAYLGIILIVGGALLLILWLAVVAWAGRDIRSRSRSAWAVVLTVLLVALLPVIGLVIYLLLRPRETLVAAYDRALEQEALLQQIEERPVCPTCSRPTQANWYLCPACHTHLRQPCPNCNSPLELHWDICPYCGYLFAAAEPEEQAGEVEEIERG from the coding sequence ATGACCCTGATCGATTCCCTACGTGCCTACTTAGGCATTATCCTCATTGTGGGCGGCGCGCTATTGCTGATCCTATGGTTGGCGGTGGTGGCCTGGGCGGGGCGGGATATTCGCTCGCGCTCCCGTTCGGCCTGGGCTGTCGTGTTGACTGTGCTGCTGGTGGCCCTGTTACCGGTCATCGGCCTGGTGATTTACCTGCTCCTACGGCCGCGCGAGACGCTGGTGGCCGCCTACGACCGGGCGCTGGAGCAAGAGGCGCTTTTGCAGCAGATCGAGGAGCGGCCGGTCTGCCCCACCTGTTCGCGGCCGACGCAAGCCAACTGGTACCTCTGCCCGGCCTGCCACACTCACCTGCGCCAGCCGTGCCCCAATTGCAACTCGCCGCTGGAACTGCACTGGGACATTTGCCCCTATTGCGGCTATCTCTTCGCGGCGGCCGAGCCGGAAGAACAAGCTGGCGAGGTTGAAGAAATAGAACGCGGATGA
- the rpsU gene encoding 30S ribosomal protein S21 has product MNTLPKVTLRSDESGEQLLRRFSREVVKSRLLTDVRRKRWFVSKSELNRIAKKKAARRTRKTQKEQQQGV; this is encoded by the coding sequence GTGAATACTCTGCCTAAGGTAACGCTTCGATCCGATGAATCGGGGGAACAGTTGCTCCGCCGCTTCAGCCGTGAGGTGGTCAAGAGCCGGTTGCTGACTGACGTGCGCCGCAAGCGCTGGTTTGTCTCCAAGAGCGAACTGAACCGCATCGCCAAGAAAAAGGCCGCGCGCCGCACGCGCAAGACCCAGAAAGAGCAGCAACAGGGCGTCTAA
- a CDS encoding dihydrolipoyl dehydrogenase family protein: MTKHIIVIGGGPGGIEAACTVAANGGRATIITDSSLGGRAGWDSLLPSKVWLTAADRLGEIDAARTLGLSATANAVDTADVLARLKAVEESWNSAQQAALEELGVEIITGVASFVGPQTVEVVGGDVHAQHTADAIIVATGSVPWLPEGLKPDGRRVIVPRFISHLEQLPRRLVVIGGGPTGCEFAYLFNRLGVAVTWVVDYYGVLPNFHPDAGALLAESLRAQGVELLAERAASHIDRSESGVVVHLDDGHTLEADMAFVAIGRRPDWGRLNLSAAGIDPTDGRVTVDAFGRCTNPAVYLVGDADGGLMHANKAMAQGRVAALHALGLPVEPFNPDNVLLATYTDPQAAQVGQVEGLDVITRRVSYNAALKPSLTGETAGFVEISYRQEDGRLSGGLAVGPHAADVLAPVAVALQLKATIDQLAGIYVAHPTLSELVFLAARS; the protein is encoded by the coding sequence ATGACCAAACACATTATCGTCATTGGGGGAGGGCCGGGTGGCATCGAGGCCGCGTGCACCGTGGCCGCCAACGGGGGGCGGGCGACTATCATAACCGATTCGTCGCTGGGCGGCCGGGCGGGGTGGGATAGCTTGTTGCCGAGCAAGGTATGGCTGACCGCGGCCGACCGCCTGGGCGAGATCGACGCGGCGCGCACCCTGGGCCTGTCCGCCACGGCCAACGCGGTGGACACGGCCGACGTTCTGGCCCGCCTCAAGGCCGTTGAAGAAAGCTGGAACAGCGCGCAACAGGCGGCCCTCGAAGAATTGGGCGTTGAGATTATTACCGGCGTGGCCTCTTTCGTCGGGCCTCAGACAGTAGAAGTCGTCGGCGGCGACGTCCATGCCCAACACACGGCCGACGCCATCATCGTCGCCACCGGTTCCGTGCCCTGGCTGCCGGAGGGACTGAAGCCCGACGGCCGGCGCGTGATCGTGCCCCGCTTTATCTCTCATCTCGAGCAATTGCCGCGGCGGCTGGTCGTCATCGGCGGCGGGCCGACGGGCTGCGAATTCGCCTACCTCTTCAATCGGCTGGGCGTGGCGGTGACGTGGGTTGTCGATTATTACGGCGTGCTGCCCAATTTCCATCCCGACGCCGGCGCTCTCCTGGCCGAGAGCCTGCGCGCCCAGGGTGTGGAACTGCTGGCCGAACGGGCGGCGTCCCACATCGACCGTTCGGAGAGCGGCGTGGTCGTCCATCTGGATGACGGCCACACGCTGGAAGCTGACATGGCCTTTGTGGCGATTGGCCGCCGGCCCGATTGGGGTCGCCTTAACCTGTCGGCAGCGGGTATTGATCCGACGGACGGGCGGGTCACCGTCGATGCCTTCGGCCGCTGCACCAACCCGGCGGTCTACCTGGTGGGCGATGCCGACGGCGGCCTGATGCACGCCAACAAGGCGATGGCCCAGGGGCGCGTGGCGGCCTTACATGCCCTGGGGCTGCCCGTCGAGCCATTCAATCCCGATAACGTGCTCCTGGCGACCTATACCGACCCGCAGGCGGCCCAGGTAGGGCAGGTCGAGGGGCTGGATGTGATCACCCGGCGCGTGTCCTATAACGCCGCGCTCAAACCCAGCCTGACCGGCGAGACGGCCGGCTTCGTCGAGATCAGCTATCGCCAGGAAGACGGGCGGCTGAGCGGCGGGTTGGCCGTCGGCCCCCATGCCGCCGACGTGCTGGCCCCGGTGGCCGTGGCCCTGCAACTGAAGGCGACCATCGATCAATTGGCCGGAATCTACGTGGCCCATCCGACGCTCAGCGAGTTGGTCTTTCTGGCGGCGCGATCGTAA
- a CDS encoding M14 family zinc carboxypeptidase, whose amino-acid sequence MKPHQAHTIIWPPALLAAFLLGGLIWAQSAALPNRSDALAADAPFVLRVYYHDIGDLSALQAYDLWEYNNLQERYVLVSADALIYRELIANGWSVAIDPVATEQLGRSAESLRTFFGDYRTVDELYADLAAWAAASPSLAEVVDYGQSYCLGEGGCTTPGGDSWPGFPLRAIRLTNEAVPGSSTIAGATVTRGTKPVFFLMAGIHAREITTPEIAMRFVRQLLDGYGNDADATWLLDHHEIWVVPTANPDGHWLVELGATDAYGGEPFFQRKNANNDVEGDGVADCPFWPPSSFAQFGIDLNRNHSFGWGPPGSSDGPCDMTYRGPSAASENETAAMETLIAALFADRRGPDLTDPAPDDTSGVFITLHSFGDLVLWPWGHVEDLAPNVSDLRAIGDKFATYNGYLSCQPSVCLYLSNGASDDFAYGELGVAAFTFEVGDEFMPPFGVLDDEQWPDNAPALRYAAKIARAPYVTVHGPDALGVTVAAVGEAQTVTATIDATTNGGRAIAAAHYTIDTPPWIEDVAAWPLSPADGIFDSPTEPVTADVLTSGLAPGRHTLFVRGQDEDGNWGPVSAVFFVVIPNLTEHLYLPTVIDR is encoded by the coding sequence TTGAAGCCACACCAAGCTCACACCATCATATGGCCGCCGGCGCTGCTGGCGGCCTTCCTTCTGGGCGGCCTGATATGGGCGCAATCGGCCGCCTTGCCGAATCGCAGCGACGCGCTGGCCGCCGATGCGCCCTTCGTCTTACGGGTCTATTACCACGACATCGGCGACCTGAGCGCGCTGCAAGCCTACGACCTGTGGGAGTATAACAATCTACAGGAGCGTTACGTCCTGGTGTCGGCCGATGCGCTGATTTATCGGGAGTTGATCGCCAACGGCTGGTCGGTGGCGATTGATCCGGTCGCTACCGAGCAATTAGGCCGCTCGGCCGAGTCACTGCGCACCTTCTTCGGCGACTATCGCACGGTTGACGAACTGTATGCCGATCTGGCGGCGTGGGCGGCGGCCTCGCCCTCCCTGGCCGAGGTCGTGGATTACGGCCAGAGCTACTGCTTGGGCGAGGGCGGTTGCACCACGCCCGGCGGCGATTCGTGGCCGGGCTTCCCGTTGCGGGCCATTCGCCTGACCAATGAGGCCGTGCCCGGCAGTTCGACCATCGCCGGCGCGACCGTCACCCGGGGCACAAAGCCCGTCTTCTTTTTGATGGCCGGCATCCATGCGCGGGAAATCACCACGCCGGAAATCGCCATGCGTTTCGTGCGCCAATTACTCGATGGCTACGGCAACGACGCCGACGCCACGTGGCTACTCGACCACCACGAGATTTGGGTGGTGCCGACCGCCAACCCGGACGGCCATTGGCTGGTGGAATTGGGCGCGACGGATGCGTACGGCGGCGAGCCGTTCTTCCAGCGCAAGAACGCCAACAATGACGTGGAGGGCGACGGGGTGGCCGACTGTCCGTTCTGGCCGCCCAGTTCTTTCGCTCAATTCGGCATCGATCTAAACCGCAATCATAGCTTCGGCTGGGGGCCGCCCGGCTCCAGTGATGGGCCATGTGACATGACCTATCGCGGGCCGTCGGCCGCCTCGGAGAATGAGACGGCCGCCATGGAGACGCTCATCGCCGCGCTCTTTGCCGACCGGCGCGGCCCGGATTTGACCGACCCCGCGCCCGACGACACTAGCGGCGTGTTCATCACCCTCCATAGCTTCGGCGATCTCGTGCTCTGGCCCTGGGGTCACGTCGAAGACCTCGCCCCCAACGTAAGCGACCTGAGGGCCATCGGCGATAAATTCGCTACGTACAACGGTTACCTGTCTTGCCAGCCGAGCGTGTGCCTTTATTTGAGTAACGGCGCGAGCGACGATTTTGCCTATGGCGAGTTAGGCGTGGCCGCCTTTACCTTTGAGGTAGGCGATGAGTTCATGCCGCCTTTTGGCGTCCTGGATGATGAGCAATGGCCCGACAACGCCCCGGCGCTGCGCTATGCCGCCAAGATCGCCCGCGCGCCCTATGTGACAGTCCACGGCCCGGACGCGCTCGGCGTCACCGTGGCCGCCGTGGGCGAAGCGCAAACGGTGACGGCGACGATTGATGCCACGACAAACGGTGGCCGGGCCATCGCCGCCGCCCACTACACCATCGACACACCTCCCTGGATCGAGGATGTGGCCGCCTGGCCGTTATCCCCGGCCGATGGCATTTTCGATTCGCCCACGGAACCGGTGACGGCCGACGTATTGACGAGTGGGCTGGCCCCCGGCCGCCATACCCTCTTTGTGCGCGGGCAGGATGAAGACGGCAACTGGGGGCCGGTGTCGGCCGTGTTCTTCGTGGTGATACCCAATCTGACCGAGCACCTCTATCTGCCCACAGTCATCGACCGTTAA